Below is a window of Leucobacter sp. Psy1 DNA.
GGTGAGACCTTCGATCTCACCGGGACCGGAGCCGAGGACGGCACCGTGACCCTCGCCTTCACTCTCGACTTCTCGGGGCTCAACGACCGTTTCGGTGTCGAGAGCGCCGCCCAGGTCACCGACCTCGGTGACTTCACCGTCGACCTGCAGCAGGTCCGTACCGGGGGAGCATTCCAGTGAGCACCGACACTCCGATCCGATCGCGTCGCAGGGGCATGGCCGTTGTCGCCGTCGCGGCACTCGCCGGCATTCTCCTCGGCGCAGGGGGCAGCACCCTGGCGCTGTGGAACGCGAGCGCCTCGCGCACGGGAAGCATTTCGAGCGGCGCGGAGTTCTTCGCGGCGGGCCGGCCGGGAGCGACGCAGGCCGCGCAGGGGAACCGCATCTCGGTCTCGGTGGGCGAGGCAGAGGCGAAGACCCTCGTCGCCGAGGGGAAGGTGGCGGTGCCCTTCCAGACCGACTCGCTCAGCCAGGGCAATCTGGGGCTGCGGTACACCGTCGAGGGTCCTGCGGACTGGGGTGACGGCGTATTCGGCGCCTCCGACACCGTGATCTTCCCGGTCGCCGGTGCCGCGGACTGCTCCGTATCACGGGCCCCGCAGCAGCAGCCGGGACTCACCTCGACACCGGTGGACGCGGCCTACTCCAGCACCGAGACGCCGACGACCGAGTTCTGGTGTCTCGTGGCGACGGTGGATCGCCTCCCCGGAGAGGGGGCGTACGCGAACACCGCGACCGCTACGGCGAAGGCCCCCGATGCGTCCCGGGTCACGGCGAAGGACCAGTGGGCCACCCAGGTGAGCACCTCGGTCGACCCCGCCGATGAGCCAGACCACCAGATCACGTTCACGTACGAGACATTCAGGCCAGGAGAGGTGACCCCGTGAACACGCTGACGAGACACCGCACCATCACGGGTGCCGCGGCCGTCGCGGTAGCGGCAGTCGCACTGTTCGGGCCGGTCGCACCTGCGCTCGCCGCTCCGCAGACGGACACCGGAGCCGACGCGATCCAGCTGTCATGGGACGGCTCCGAGTACGGCGCAGTGATGACCGAGTCGTTCGTCGGGACACCGGTGTCGGTGCCGGGAGATCACGCGATGCGCACCCTTCACGTGCGCAATGACGGCCCTACTGCAGGGACGCTCCGCGCGAAGATCACCGACGTCGTCCTCAAGGATCCGGACAGCCCCGACGTGCACCACGAACCCGAGCATCAGGTCTCCGACGCGGGTTCCTCGGGCAGCGGCGGCGACCAGGGAAACTTCTACGACGACGTCGAATTGCGCTGGGACGGGGGAGCGGCGAGTCTCAGCGCTCTCGCGGCCAACGGGGAGACCCCGATCCTGGAGATCCCGCTCGACCGGGGCGCGAGTACGGAGGTCTCGATCGGCTACGTCTTCGACGCCTCCGCGACCTCAGGGAACCGTGCGAACGTGGCGCCGCGCGAGGCTTCCTTCGACGTGGTGCTGACATTGGGAGGGGACGCAGATCCGGAGCCACCGATCACACCGGCTGACCCTTTCCTGCCGACACCGTCTGAGCGCCCCGAATCGGGTTCTCCGGTGACCACGGCGACTGAACGGGCGGACACGCTCGTCAACACCGGAGGGTCGCTGCTCTGGGGAGCGCTCGCCGCGGCCGTGCTGGTTCCGCTCGGCCTTCTTGCCGGGCGGGCAGGGCTGCGGCGCAGTCGCGCGGGACGCGCCTGAACGTGCGGATCGGTTACGGGGTGCGGAGGGGGCCGCGCAGCACCCGCGACACCTCGTTCCGACTGGAGACCTGGAGCTTGCGCAGGACATTGGCGACGTGGAAGCGCACAGTCGCCGGGGAGACGAACAGCGCCTCGGAGATGAACTTCGTCGAACGTCCGTCCGCGAGGTACTTGGCGATCTCGTCCTCGCGCGGGGTCAGTGTCGCCAGGAGATCCAGGTGCACGGTGCCCTCGTGCTCCCCGATCTCGGTGGGGTGATCGGTGAGCCGGGGGAGATAGGCGTGCGCACCGATGCGCGACACGATCTCTCTAGCGCGGTGCATCTGCGCCCGGGCATCACCGGCGCGGCCTCGAGACACGAGATAGGCCGCGTAGTCCGCGCGTGTGAGGGCCTCGACGAGTGGCGTGTTCTCACCATCGAGCGCGGTCCGGTAGTGGTGGTCGGGCAGCTCTGAGCTCTCGTCGTGGCGCACCACCCGTGCCTCCGCGATGCGCGCCCGGAGCCACTCGAGTGACCCCCAGAACTCGAACCAGCGATTTCCCCTGAGGTCCGAGAGCGCCGCAACGAGCTCCTCGGCCTCCGGGAGCCGGCCAACGTCGATCAGGGCGTGCGCGCGATAGGTCAGGTAGCCGTGCTGCGTCGTGGTCAGGTGCTGTACGCGCTTGGGTTCGGTCGCAGTGATGACGGCGTGGGGGTCCCCGCTCGACCGGGCGGCTTCGCACTCGGCCATGATCGCGAGATCGGCCCCATAGCTCTCCCAGGGCAGATCGGGGAGTCGGGACGCGACGACGAGCAGCTGCTGCGGGTCCTCGCTTCCCGTGATCGCCGCGATCGACGCGCGGAGTGCCGACGATGTCAGTCGCACTCCGACCTCGAGTGAACCGTAAATGACTTCCTCGGCATCGCTCAGCGAGCTGCGTGCCTCCTGCAGACGACCTGACAGCATGAGCGAGTGGGCATGGATGATCCGGATCGTCCCGGCAGCCCACGGGGGCTCCCCGTGCTCGGACGAGGCGATCGCTTCGCCCGAGAGTTCGCGCGCGAGGTCGAGGTCGCCGAGCGACATCGCGAGCTGCGCGAGCGGCGCCAGCGCATCGGCGCGGTGCGCTCCGAGAGGGAGTGCGCGCGCACGCGCGATGAGGGCCATCAACTCCACTCTGGCGTTACCGGGGTGCTGATGCTTCAGCGTGCGTGCGGCGTGGTGGCTTTCCAGGATGAGCGCGTAGGCCCGCGGCGCGATCATCCATGCGAGGCGGGCGTCAGCGAGGTCGGCCGGCTCCTCCGGGGCCTGCTCCCAGAGCTTATGTGCGCGTTCGAGGAGGGGAGTCAACTCATGCGCCGCCCGACTTCGTGCCGAGATGATGACCGCGATCGACGCGAGGAAGGCCCGTAGCGTGCGGGTGTCAGCGTCGTCATCGGCGTTGCTCCCTGAAAGCGCCCGGTCAAGTCGTTCGAGTTCCGGCTCGTCCTCGAACCGGTACATGCCCAGGGCGATCGCAACGCATTCCCGAAGGAGGGACGGGGGAAGCGTCTCGATCTCCGGGAGGAACTCGAGAACGGCGAACCCGGTCTTGTTTCGCAGATTGAGGAGCACGAGGTCGAGCAGGAGCCGCTCACGCTCCGCTCCGGATGCGAGCCCGAGAGCACCACGGATCGCCTCGTCGGCGTGGTCAAACCGACCGCGCCGAATAGCATCCTCAACGTACTCGTTCACTGTTTCGGCGAGCCCGGCGTCCCAACCCGAGGCGCCGTCGAGGGCGTGGGCCACGGCGACGAACCCGTCGGTGACCCCCGCCAAGGCTCGAGAGATCAGCTGGGAGCGTTCCGTGCTCAGCCGCTGGCGGAGAGAGCACGAGATCAGTGCGTGAGCGGGCGCCAGTGTGGTGCCGAATCCGGATTCGACGATGAGTGCGGCCGAGGTGGCCGCCGAGATGTCCACCTCTCCGCCGAGGCTGCGGGCGACGGCAAGCACTTCAGCGGCGCTGAGTTCTTGCGAGGCGAGGGCGACGATCTCCGTCGCGAGCCGTCCGGCGTCATCGAGTTCGGTGTACGGTCTGAGCGTCGGATCCTCGTCCATGGGAACCCACTCGCGAATCGGGACGTCCCAGGTCAGGTGCAACTGGCGGATCTCATCCGATGTGAGCTGGCCGAACACGCGCTCGACACCGGAGAACGTTCCTCCGGTGGCCCCGAGAATCTTC
It encodes the following:
- a CDS encoding LuxR C-terminal-related transcriptional regulator yields the protein MPQNISQIRGRQAEELTADALRSDGMLLLVTGVTGTGKTTFLRRLGEHIDRENVGPVHYVSADEFEHEIPFSFIERILSAGLTRNAQIDPSTPSAEVATRLLHALVDLPDGALRTVLIDNAHWIDSASVRVLRYIIPRVVQQRVVLAFATRYRDHPESFAAHLSRVTDANPQHRRFDFEPLTVSHIKGLAIERLGTGISTAAAEKILGATGGTFSGVERVFGQLTSDEIRQLHLTWDVPIREWVPMDEDPTLRPYTELDDAGRLATEIVALASQELSAAEVLAVARSLGGEVDISAATSAALIVESGFGTTLAPAHALISCSLRQRLSTERSQLISRALAGVTDGFVAVAHALDGASGWDAGLAETVNEYVEDAIRRGRFDHADEAIRGALGLASGAERERLLLDLVLLNLRNKTGFAVLEFLPEIETLPPSLLRECVAIALGMYRFEDEPELERLDRALSGSNADDDADTRTLRAFLASIAVIISARSRAAHELTPLLERAHKLWEQAPEEPADLADARLAWMIAPRAYALILESHHAARTLKHQHPGNARVELMALIARARALPLGAHRADALAPLAQLAMSLGDLDLARELSGEAIASSEHGEPPWAAGTIRIIHAHSLMLSGRLQEARSSLSDAEEVIYGSLEVGVRLTSSALRASIAAITGSEDPQQLLVVASRLPDLPWESYGADLAIMAECEAARSSGDPHAVITATEPKRVQHLTTTQHGYLTYRAHALIDVGRLPEAEELVAALSDLRGNRWFEFWGSLEWLRARIAEARVVRHDESSELPDHHYRTALDGENTPLVEALTRADYAAYLVSRGRAGDARAQMHRAREIVSRIGAHAYLPRLTDHPTEIGEHEGTVHLDLLATLTPREDEIAKYLADGRSTKFISEALFVSPATVRFHVANVLRKLQVSSRNEVSRVLRGPLRTP